The genomic stretch atccgtttgatacttttggttttctctttagttcattttttagaattggcaactaaagcggcctaatctcgaatgatggttgactgattggttgttCTGCCAATTTTATGTAGGTACtcgtatgttgcctcaattaatttccttttgaagaaatgtggttcccgatgtattatgttggcttcatcccaattcatatgatggtcttagGACCatgattaccattggctagtgccctctggtcagtcgtaggtggttagtagacgaatgaagacgtatagtgacctgtattccgtagttcagttttaatgattagtgttgtgtgtagttttttattaagtgcatgtttatagagttagtgaagttgacaaacaacatggtggttgtgattcctgacttaggcgtgccacaacgctttggtaagatttgtttattttaacctagtttgtaattatgtattaggttagttctttacctgaagaagagatcagattgcagatctcgaaacgtagtgttactgatttcttgtttcactgaacgatggcaaatgtccggaaaaatcctgtttccttcacagtttgatattgtttaaataaattaaatgtggaagaatgaaaaatgtcttttccattaaaacctactcacttccatcaagaatacaaagcagaaaatgagaTTATGTTGTACCAGTTTTTTGACAAAGGGTAAAAGTTCAATAAAATAGTTAATCTTATTGTACGTAATCAAatgacatatatttaataaacattttgtgatATAACAAAACATTACGATAATCATTACTGTTGATGGAACAAATGTAATGATACTGTCATGTTCTGTTATGCAAATAAACAGTCTCATAAAGACTAATTAACTCGAATCTTCGATCTGTTTCTTCATTAATGTCATAAACAGGTCTTACATTGTAGATGACGATGCATCGCTCGTTTCTGAAGTCTGACAATTTACCTCTGATCTGTACTGTATTTCCCACTTGGAGTGAATCGGAGCTTGTTTCTGAGTGAGCAAGGATCTGTTCTTTCATCCAGTGTGCGGCTTGTTCTACGGCAGACTGGGAAGGAAGGGCCTCTTCCTCATCAGGTTCAGAGGAACTTAACAAAGTGTCATTAAATGTTGTTGCAGTGCTACTTGTCATAATGTTCTCCATAACTGATGACAAGTTCTTTTTCAAACCTTCACGATCTTCCATAGCTTGCCGGCTATGCCAACAGCAAATTTCTCCGGTTCCATCATCTACTTTGTATATTACTCCAAATTTATTTTGTAGGACCGCTGTGATTACAGCGTAGATGTCAACAATATTAACAGAAATCCCACGAAAACTGTAATAGTTTGTGTTTTCAACcccaattttattaatatttaagaga from Homalodisca vitripennis isolate AUS2020 chromosome 2, UT_GWSS_2.1, whole genome shotgun sequence encodes the following:
- the LOC124355261 gene encoding uncharacterized protein LOC124355261 — its product is MLQCGELDQSGYFVTVRGGHENDRPSSENSDEETLGRGREPELKLWICDLLNINKIGVENTNYYSFRGISVNIVDIYAVITAVLQNKFGVIYKVDDGTGEICCWHSRQAMEDREGLKKNLSSVMENIMTSSTATTFNDTLLSSSEPDEEEALPSQSAVEQAAHWMKEQILAHSETSSDSLQVGNTVQIRGKLSDFRNERCIVIYNVRPVYDINEETDRRFELISLYETVYLHNRT